A single genomic interval of Ramlibacter sp. harbors:
- a CDS encoding glutathione S-transferase N-terminal domain-containing protein has protein sequence MKLIGAVTSPYVRKVRIVMAEKKLDYQFVAEDVWAADTTIGQSNPLGKVPCLVMEGGEALFDSRVIVEYLDTLSPVGKLIPAMGRERAEVKTWEALADGVLDALILARLEATWPGRTKAQRSTSWIDRQVAKVHTSLAAMSKGLGDKPYCAGIHLSLADIAVGCALGYLDFRFPEIDWRTAHPSLAKLHEKLMQRPSFADSLPA, from the coding sequence ATGAAGTTGATCGGTGCCGTTACCAGCCCTTACGTGCGCAAAGTGCGCATCGTCATGGCCGAGAAAAAGCTGGACTACCAATTCGTCGCCGAGGACGTGTGGGCGGCCGACACCACCATTGGCCAGTCCAATCCGCTGGGCAAGGTGCCCTGCCTGGTGATGGAAGGCGGCGAGGCGCTGTTTGATTCCCGCGTGATCGTCGAGTACCTCGACACCCTCTCGCCCGTGGGCAAGCTGATTCCGGCCATGGGCCGCGAGCGTGCCGAGGTCAAGACCTGGGAAGCACTGGCCGACGGCGTGCTGGACGCGCTCATCCTGGCCCGCCTCGAAGCCACCTGGCCCGGGCGCACCAAGGCCCAGCGCAGCACCAGCTGGATCGACCGGCAGGTGGCCAAGGTTCACACCAGCCTGGCGGCCATGAGCAAGGGTCTGGGCGACAAGCCCTACTGCGCTGGCATCCATCTGAGCCTGGCCGACATCGCCGTCGGCTGTGCGCTGGGGTACCTGGATTTCCGGTTCCCCGAGATTGACTGGCGCACCGCCCATCCCAGTCTGGCCAAGTTGCATGAAAAGCTCATGCAGCGCCCCAGCTTCGCTGACAGCCTGCCGGCCTAA
- a CDS encoding nuclear transport factor 2 family protein, with the protein MRDAVARIEAFFTALTPADVARMGDFYTPDASFKDPFNEVRGLAGIQQVFSHMYVALDRPRFVITARVVDGHQCFLVWEFRFFFRRFRRGVEQVVRGGSHLVLAPDGRISAHRDYWDAAEELYEKLPAVGSLMRWLRRRAAS; encoded by the coding sequence ATGAGGGACGCCGTTGCCCGCATCGAGGCCTTCTTCACGGCACTGACACCCGCCGACGTGGCGCGCATGGGCGACTTCTACACGCCCGACGCGAGCTTCAAGGACCCGTTCAACGAGGTCCGCGGCCTGGCCGGGATCCAGCAGGTCTTCAGCCACATGTATGTGGCGCTGGACCGCCCGCGCTTTGTCATCACCGCGCGCGTGGTGGACGGCCACCAGTGCTTTCTGGTGTGGGAGTTCAGGTTCTTTTTCCGCCGCTTCCGCCGGGGCGTGGAGCAGGTGGTGCGCGGCGGCTCGCACCTGGTGCTGGCGCCGGATGGCCGCATCAGCGCCCACCGCGACTACTGGGACGCGGCGGAAGAGCTCTATGAAAAGCTGCCGGCGGTGGGGAGCCTGATGCGCTGGCTCAGGCGCCGCGCGGCCAGTTAG
- a CDS encoding SDR family NAD(P)-dependent oxidoreductase translates to MSSYENHSKRRWFAPLNPPQPPWQGRSVWLVGASTGIGRATASALHAQGARVYLSARGAESLNSFVAAHPGSVALPLDARDHGAVRAAAHTIFATGPLDCVVYCAGYYREQRATEFDLAEMLKHEQINYVGALNVLDAVLPHFVQRRAGHISLVSSVAGYRGLPKSLAYGPTKAALINLGETLYVDLRDIGVGVSIISPGFVETPLTAQNQFRMPALITPEQAAQEILAGWRRGRFEIHFPKRFTRWMKTLQLLPHRLYFALIRRFTGL, encoded by the coding sequence ATGTCCAGCTATGAAAACCATAGCAAACGGCGCTGGTTCGCACCCCTGAATCCGCCGCAGCCCCCCTGGCAGGGGCGCTCGGTCTGGCTGGTGGGTGCCTCCACCGGCATCGGCCGCGCCACCGCGTCGGCCCTGCATGCCCAGGGCGCGCGCGTGTACCTGTCAGCGCGCGGCGCCGAGTCGCTCAACAGCTTTGTGGCGGCCCACCCCGGGTCCGTCGCCCTGCCGCTGGACGCCCGCGACCACGGCGCCGTGCGGGCCGCGGCGCACACGATTTTTGCGACCGGTCCGCTGGACTGCGTGGTGTACTGCGCGGGCTACTACCGCGAACAGCGCGCCACCGAGTTCGACCTGGCCGAGATGCTCAAGCACGAACAGATCAACTACGTGGGCGCGCTCAACGTGCTGGACGCGGTGCTGCCGCATTTTGTGCAGCGCCGGGCCGGGCACATCAGCCTGGTCAGCAGCGTGGCCGGCTACCGCGGCCTGCCCAAGAGCCTGGCCTACGGGCCCACCAAGGCAGCACTGATCAATCTGGGCGAGACCCTGTATGTGGACCTGCGCGATATAGGGGTTGGCGTGAGCATCATCAGCCCCGGCTTTGTGGAGACGCCACTGACCGCGCAGAACCAGTTCCGCATGCCCGCGCTGATCACGCCCGAGCAGGCGGCGCAGGAGATACTCGCGGGATGGCGGCGCGGCCGCTTTGAAATCCACTTTCCCAAACGATTCACGCGCTGGATGAAAACCCTGCAGCTGTTGCCCCACCGGCTGTACTTCGCGCTGATCCGCCGCTTCACCGGCCTATGA
- a CDS encoding DUF3833 domain-containing protein, protein MKRRLLIAAAGAAALAATGCAGPQVNDYAAEKPVLDLRQYFNGTIDAWGVFTDRSGKVVKRFTVVMACSWQGDQGVLDEDFSYSDGSRQRRVWRLTRLANGRYTGRADDVVGEARGESAGNAFRWQYTLALPVNGTTYEVQFDDWMYLMTDRVLLNKAVMSKFGVQLGEVTLSFNKR, encoded by the coding sequence ATGAAACGACGTCTGCTGATCGCCGCGGCCGGTGCCGCCGCGCTGGCCGCCACCGGCTGCGCCGGGCCCCAGGTCAACGACTACGCCGCTGAAAAGCCGGTGCTGGACCTTCGCCAGTACTTCAACGGCACGATCGATGCGTGGGGCGTGTTCACCGACCGCTCGGGCAAGGTCGTCAAGCGCTTCACCGTGGTCATGGCCTGCAGCTGGCAGGGCGACCAGGGGGTGCTGGACGAGGACTTCAGCTATTCCGACGGCAGCCGGCAGCGCCGCGTCTGGCGGCTGACCCGGCTGGCCAACGGCCGCTATACCGGCCGCGCCGACGACGTGGTGGGCGAGGCCCGGGGTGAGTCCGCCGGCAACGCCTTCCGCTGGCAGTACACGCTCGCGCTGCCGGTCAACGGCACCACCTACGAGGTGCAGTTTGACGACTGGATGTACCTCATGACCGACCGCGTCCTGCTCAACAAGGCTGTGATGAGCAAGTTCGGGGTCCAGCTCGGGGAAGTGACGCTGTCCTTCAACAAAAGATGA
- a CDS encoding MFS transporter gives MTARAFSARDGLAYGLLGLPLAFVALPLYVILPNHYAREFGVPLATLGAVLLGARLLDALIDPLIGRVTDRLFSHSTRAVLALGAMAAVALAAGFALLFFPPAREPQALLLWASLILVLTYAAYSVLSVAHQSWGAMLGGDELQRSRIVSWREGLGLVGVLLASVLPALLGLATTAVAFAVLLLLGWLAWTRARPPVPRPDASSASLWLPFSRPAFRRLLAVFVLNGIASAVPATLVLFFVQDRLQAPREVEPAFLGSYFLCAALSMPLWLRAVRRLGLARCWLAGMALAMAVFIWATQLGAGDTMPFLVVCALSGVALGTDLALPGALLAGVIADAGDRGQAEGAYFGWWNFATKLNLALAAGLALPLLGLFGYTPGSRSEGALQVLVLAYCLLPCALKLLAAGTLYLTLIRPGAIPS, from the coding sequence GTGACAGCACGCGCCTTCTCCGCGCGCGACGGCCTGGCCTATGGCCTGCTCGGTCTGCCGCTGGCGTTTGTGGCGTTGCCGCTGTATGTGATCCTGCCCAACCACTATGCGCGCGAGTTTGGCGTGCCCCTGGCCACGCTGGGCGCGGTGCTGCTGGGCGCGCGCCTGCTGGACGCCCTGATCGACCCGCTGATCGGCCGCGTCACCGACCGGCTGTTCTCCCATTCCACCCGGGCCGTGCTGGCGCTGGGCGCCATGGCCGCGGTGGCGCTGGCCGCCGGATTTGCGCTGCTGTTCTTCCCGCCCGCGCGCGAACCGCAGGCCCTGCTGCTGTGGGCCAGCCTGATCCTGGTCCTGACCTATGCGGCCTACAGCGTGCTGAGCGTGGCGCACCAGTCCTGGGGCGCGATGCTGGGCGGCGACGAGCTGCAGCGCAGCCGCATCGTCTCGTGGCGCGAGGGGCTGGGGCTGGTGGGCGTGCTGCTGGCCTCGGTGCTGCCCGCGCTGCTGGGGCTGGCCACCACCGCCGTCGCATTCGCCGTGCTGCTGCTGCTGGGCTGGCTGGCCTGGACCCGGGCCCGCCCGCCCGTGCCCCGGCCCGACGCGTCTTCCGCCAGCCTGTGGCTGCCGTTTTCCAGGCCCGCGTTCCGCCGCCTGCTCGCGGTGTTTGTGCTCAACGGCATCGCCAGCGCCGTGCCGGCCACGCTCGTGCTGTTCTTTGTGCAGGACCGCTTGCAGGCGCCGCGCGAGGTGGAGCCGGCCTTTTTGGGCAGCTACTTTCTCTGCGCGGCGCTGTCCATGCCGCTGTGGCTGCGCGCCGTGCGCCGCTTGGGCCTGGCGCGCTGCTGGCTGGCGGGCATGGCCCTGGCCATGGCGGTGTTCATCTGGGCCACGCAACTGGGCGCCGGCGACACCATGCCCTTCCTGGTGGTGTGCGCGCTGTCGGGCGTGGCGCTGGGCACCGACCTGGCGCTGCCCGGCGCCCTGCTGGCCGGCGTGATTGCCGACGCGGGCGACCGCGGCCAGGCCGAAGGCGCCTACTTTGGCTGGTGGAACTTTGCCACCAAGCTCAACCTGGCACTGGCCGCCGGGCTGGCGCTGCCGCTGCTGGGCCTGTTTGGCTACACGCCCGGCAGCCGCAGCGAGGGCGCGCTGCAGGTGCTGGTGCTGGCCTATTGCCTGCTGCCCTGCGCGCTGAAACTGCTGGCCGCCGGCACGCTGTACCTCACCCTGATTCGCCCTGGAGCCATCCCCTCATGA
- a CDS encoding chalcone isomerase family protein encodes MGVLSRLLRGGLRQVEHRRGAVHATKTVALCGLLVWTTGTFEAKAQPAALPSAQLAGSARLTVFGFGIYNARLWVAPGFSAAHYADHAFSLELAYLRSFDGAAIAQRSLKEMQRVAGFTPEQGKAWLAEMTRLFPNVREGDRLTGIYQPGAGVRFLFNGQPLGEVRDPAFASTFMGIWLSPQTSEPAMRSQLLAGASP; translated from the coding sequence ATGGGAGTTCTATCTCGCCTACTGCGAGGCGGCCTTCGCCAAGTCGAACATCGACGTGGTGCAGTACACGCTACAAAAACAGTAGCGCTCTGTGGCCTGCTGGTCTGGACTACAGGCACTTTTGAGGCCAAAGCCCAGCCCGCGGCCCTGCCGTCAGCCCAGCTGGCGGGCAGCGCCCGGCTCACGGTGTTCGGCTTTGGCATCTACAACGCCCGCCTCTGGGTGGCGCCCGGGTTCAGTGCGGCCCACTACGCGGACCATGCGTTCAGCCTGGAGCTGGCCTACCTGCGCAGCTTTGACGGCGCCGCCATTGCGCAGCGTTCGCTCAAGGAAATGCAGCGCGTGGCCGGGTTCACCCCCGAGCAGGGCAAGGCCTGGCTGGCCGAGATGACACGGCTGTTTCCCAACGTCAGGGAAGGCGACCGCCTGACCGGCATCTACCAGCCCGGCGCCGGCGTGCGCTTTCTCTTCAACGGCCAGCCGCTGGGCGAGGTGCGCGACCCGGCTTTTGCCAGCACCTTCATGGGCATCTGGCTGTCGCCGCAGACCTCGGAGCCCGCCATGCGCAGCCAGTTGCTGGCCGGAGCCAGCCCGTGA
- a CDS encoding class I SAM-dependent methyltransferase, which produces MNTTTATSLSIPQDAPAAARTALRLMQRLSQGTLTVKLPDGSTQCFGNGELPHAAITLKNWNACSASLKSGDIGFAESYIAGDWTTPSLTELLKVFISNRKNVEDVIYGSWAGRLLYRAKHLLNRNTKANSQKNIHAHYDLGNAFYELWLDDTMNYSSAWFEGDPSRPMREAQHAKVRRALRMANVQAGDRVLEIGCGWGALAEMAAVDFQASVTGVTLSTEQLAFARQRMARAGPAPAAELRLQDYRDIADAPFDAICSIEMVEAVGREYWPTYFQSVSRLLKPGGRACVQSIVIDDALFDRYIASTDFIQQYIFPGGCLPCPREFKAQARAAGLTVIDEFAFGADYAETLRRWRDSFLAARSRVLQLGFDERFIRIWEFYLAYCEAAFAKSNIDVVQYTLQKQ; this is translated from the coding sequence ATGAACACCACCACCGCCACCTCCCTGTCGATCCCGCAAGATGCGCCAGCCGCCGCCCGCACTGCGCTGCGGCTCATGCAGCGGCTGTCGCAGGGCACGCTCACCGTGAAGCTGCCCGACGGTTCGACCCAGTGCTTTGGCAATGGCGAACTGCCGCACGCCGCCATCACGCTGAAGAACTGGAACGCCTGCAGCGCCTCGCTCAAGTCCGGCGACATCGGCTTTGCCGAGAGCTACATCGCTGGCGACTGGACCACCCCCAGCCTCACCGAACTGCTCAAGGTTTTCATCAGCAACCGCAAGAACGTGGAAGACGTGATCTACGGCAGCTGGGCGGGGCGGCTGCTGTACCGTGCCAAGCACCTGCTGAACCGCAACACCAAGGCCAACAGCCAGAAGAACATCCACGCCCACTACGACCTGGGCAACGCGTTCTACGAGCTGTGGCTGGACGACACCATGAATTACTCGTCGGCCTGGTTCGAGGGCGACCCCTCGCGCCCCATGCGCGAGGCCCAGCACGCCAAGGTGCGCCGCGCGCTGCGCATGGCCAACGTGCAGGCCGGCGACCGGGTGCTGGAGATCGGCTGCGGCTGGGGCGCGCTGGCCGAAATGGCGGCCGTGGATTTCCAGGCCTCGGTCACCGGCGTGACGCTGTCCACCGAGCAGCTGGCCTTTGCGCGGCAACGCATGGCTCGCGCCGGGCCGGCCCCCGCCGCTGAACTGCGGCTGCAGGACTACCGCGACATTGCCGATGCGCCGTTTGACGCGATCTGCTCGATCGAAATGGTGGAGGCCGTGGGCCGCGAGTACTGGCCCACCTATTTCCAGAGCGTGAGCCGTCTGCTCAAGCCCGGGGGCCGGGCCTGCGTGCAAAGCATCGTGATCGACGACGCGCTGTTCGACCGCTACATCGCCTCGACCGACTTCATCCAGCAGTACATCTTTCCGGGGGGCTGCCTGCCCTGCCCGCGAGAGTTCAAGGCCCAGGCCCGCGCAGCGGGTCTGACCGTGATCGACGAGTTTGCGTTTGGCGCCGACTATGCCGAAACGCTGCGGCGCTGGCGCGACAGCTTCCTGGCGGCGCGCAGCCGCGTCCTCCAACTGGGTTTTGATGAAAGGTTCATCCGCATATGGGAGTTCTATCTCGCCTACTGCGAGGCGGCCTTCGCCAAGTCGAACATCGACGTGGTGCAGTACACGCTACAAAAACAGTAG
- a CDS encoding DUF1365 domain-containing protein, with product MTPAATALIGFGEVRHARLRPARHAFAYPTFFLMLPLRSLHRDGAGALAHNRRGALSFHDRDHGDGRDNAVQWLDELLAAQGITDATGEVWLHCYPRVLGYTFKPVSFWYCHRHPDDDGGSLRAIVVEVNNTFGERHCYLLDAPHYGAELTASKVFHVSPFCQVEGGYRFRFMRTDSGTPRTVVRIDYDDATGPLLQTSVSGELRPLTAHSVRHALWNYPAMTLGVIARIHWQAARLWFKRVRFIRKPAAPDVFVSR from the coding sequence ATGACGCCGGCCGCGACCGCCCTGATCGGCTTTGGCGAGGTGCGCCACGCGCGGCTGCGGCCAGCCCGCCATGCCTTCGCCTACCCGACCTTTTTCCTGATGCTGCCGCTGCGCAGCCTGCACCGCGACGGAGCGGGCGCGCTGGCCCACAACCGGCGCGGCGCCCTGAGCTTCCATGACCGTGACCACGGCGACGGGCGCGACAACGCCGTGCAGTGGCTCGACGAACTGCTGGCTGCCCAGGGCATCACCGACGCCACGGGCGAGGTCTGGCTGCACTGCTACCCGCGCGTGCTGGGCTACACCTTCAAGCCCGTGAGCTTCTGGTACTGCCACCGCCACCCCGACGACGATGGGGGCTCGCTGCGCGCCATCGTGGTGGAGGTCAACAACACCTTTGGCGAACGTCACTGCTACCTGCTGGACGCGCCGCACTACGGCGCCGAACTCACGGCCAGCAAGGTGTTTCATGTCTCGCCGTTCTGCCAGGTCGAGGGAGGTTACCGCTTCCGCTTCATGCGCACGGACAGCGGCACGCCGCGCACCGTGGTGCGCATCGACTATGACGATGCCACCGGCCCGCTGCTGCAAACCAGCGTGAGCGGCGAGCTGCGCCCCCTGACGGCGCACAGCGTCCGGCACGCGCTGTGGAACTACCCCGCCATGACCCTGGGCGTGATCGCCCGCATCCACTGGCAGGCCGCCCGGCTGTGGTTCAAGCGTGTGCGCTTCATCCGCAAGCCGGCCGCGCCTGATGTTTTTGTGTCCCGCTGA
- a CDS encoding FAD-dependent oxidoreductase has translation MKVAIVGSGISGLAVAHTLRGRADITLFEAGAYFGGHTHTVDITLPTPQGPVTHGVDTGFLVFNERTYPNLINLLGELGVATAPSDMSFSVQVPGATAQGALEWSGASLSTVFAQRGNLLNWRFLKMLRDLLRFNALATRLAEAGKEAELRQPLGEFLRAHRFSNEFRDWYFLPMIGCIWSCPTDQMLQFPVSTMIRFCHNHGLIQVTDRPQWWTVQGGARHYVDQIVAHVADRRLNTPVQMIERGADGVRVITDGRAEHFDRVVLATHSDQALALLRHPSERERELLGAIRYHPNRAVLHTDASVLPQNRAAWAAWNYERAAGHDRESAQVCLHYLINRLQPLPWDQPVVVSLNPVRELDPARVLGEFEYAHPVFDLAALKAQEAMHELQGQHNTWFCGAWMGYGFHEDGLKAGLGVARQLLVETERVAALAAEAGLPA, from the coding sequence GTGAAGGTCGCCATCGTCGGTTCGGGCATCTCGGGGCTCGCGGTCGCGCACACGCTGCGAGGCCGCGCCGACATCACCCTGTTCGAGGCGGGCGCCTACTTCGGCGGCCACACGCACACGGTCGACATCACCCTGCCCACGCCGCAGGGGCCGGTCACCCACGGGGTGGACACGGGTTTCCTGGTCTTCAACGAGCGCACCTACCCCAACCTGATCAACCTGCTGGGCGAACTGGGCGTGGCCACGGCCCCGTCTGACATGTCGTTTTCAGTGCAGGTGCCGGGCGCCACGGCCCAGGGGGCGCTGGAGTGGAGCGGCGCCAGCCTGAGCACCGTCTTTGCCCAGCGGGGCAACCTGCTGAACTGGCGCTTCCTGAAAATGCTGCGCGACCTGCTGCGCTTCAATGCGCTGGCCACCCGGCTGGCCGAAGCCGGCAAGGAGGCCGAGCTGCGCCAGCCGCTGGGCGAGTTCCTGCGCGCCCACCGCTTCAGCAACGAGTTCCGCGACTGGTATTTCCTGCCGATGATTGGCTGCATCTGGAGCTGCCCGACCGACCAGATGCTGCAGTTCCCGGTCAGCACCATGATCCGGTTCTGCCACAACCACGGCCTGATCCAGGTGACCGACCGGCCCCAGTGGTGGACGGTGCAGGGCGGGGCGCGCCACTATGTGGACCAGATCGTGGCCCATGTGGCCGACCGGCGGCTGAACACCCCGGTGCAGATGATCGAGCGGGGCGCCGACGGCGTGCGCGTCATCACTGACGGCCGGGCCGAGCACTTTGACCGGGTGGTGCTGGCCACCCATTCCGACCAGGCGCTGGCGCTGCTGCGCCACCCGAGCGAGCGCGAGCGCGAGCTGCTGGGCGCCATCCGCTACCACCCCAACCGCGCGGTGCTGCACACCGACGCCTCGGTGCTGCCGCAAAACCGCGCGGCCTGGGCCGCCTGGAACTATGAACGCGCCGCCGGCCACGACCGCGAATCGGCCCAGGTCTGCCTGCATTACCTGATCAACCGGCTGCAGCCGCTGCCCTGGGACCAGCCGGTGGTGGTGTCGCTCAATCCGGTGCGCGAACTGGACCCGGCCAGGGTGCTGGGCGAGTTCGAGTACGCCCACCCGGTGTTCGACCTGGCCGCGCTCAAGGCCCAAGAAGCGATGCATGAACTGCAGGGCCAGCACAACACCTGGTTCTGCGGCGCCTGGATGGGCTACGGTTTCCACGAAGACGGGCTCAAGGCCGGGCTGGGCGTGGCCCGCCAGCTGCTGGTGGAGACCGAGCGCGTGGCGGCACTGGCGGCCGAAGCGGGGTTGCCCGCATGA
- a CDS encoding glutathione peroxidase codes for MIKALSIAACLATLVPLPAPAAAPPACPPLLQHTMARLQDEKPQPLCQYAGQVLLVVNTASFCGFTPQYQGLEALDARYASRGFHVLGFPSNDFSQETGDNRQIADFCESTFGVKFPMFTKTPVTGVAAHPFYRALATQAGQAPQWNFHKYLVGRDGKVVASYPSAVTPDSPALLREIEKQLLAK; via the coding sequence ATGATCAAAGCCCTGTCCATTGCCGCGTGCCTCGCCACGCTGGTGCCGCTGCCGGCCCCCGCCGCGGCGCCCCCCGCCTGCCCGCCCCTGCTGCAGCACACGATGGCGCGGCTTCAGGACGAGAAGCCCCAGCCGCTGTGCCAGTACGCCGGGCAGGTGCTGCTGGTCGTGAACACCGCGAGCTTTTGCGGCTTCACGCCGCAGTACCAGGGCCTGGAGGCCCTCGATGCGCGCTACGCCAGCCGCGGCTTCCATGTGCTGGGCTTTCCGTCGAACGACTTTTCGCAGGAAACCGGCGACAACCGCCAGATCGCCGATTTTTGCGAAAGCACTTTCGGCGTGAAGTTTCCGATGTTCACCAAAACCCCGGTGACCGGCGTGGCGGCCCATCCCTTTTACCGGGCCCTGGCGACGCAGGCGGGCCAGGCGCCGCAATGGAATTTCCACAAATACCTGGTGGGCCGGGACGGCAAGGTCGTGGCCAGCTACCCGAGCGCGGTGACCCCCGACAGCCCTGCACTGCTGCGGGAGATCGAAAAACAATTGCTTGCCAAATAA
- a CDS encoding ferritin-like domain-containing protein: MLYPELFKQLESVRWDMDKDIPWQSFDAAKLTDEQAQTIKMNAITEWSALPATEMFLRDNKDDSDFSAFMSIWFFEEQKHSLVLMEYLKRFRPDLAPTEKELHEVRFEFEPAPALETLMLHFCGEIRLNHWYRRAAEWHSEPVIKHIYTTLSQDEARHGGAYLRYMKRAINNFGNEAKAAFSKVGVLMASARRTAQALHPTNLHVNKALFPRDTIQSRLPNPEWLEQWLDKQINFDAVWETKVVERILHNMSLLMDRSFKSVQELNRYRKEVTALLASSGAGPAPAAA; this comes from the coding sequence ATGCTCTACCCCGAACTGTTCAAGCAACTGGAGTCCGTCCGCTGGGACATGGACAAGGACATTCCCTGGCAGTCGTTTGACGCTGCCAAGCTCACCGACGAGCAGGCCCAGACCATCAAGATGAACGCCATCACCGAGTGGTCGGCCCTGCCCGCCACCGAGATGTTCCTGCGCGACAACAAGGACGACAGCGACTTCTCGGCCTTCATGTCGATCTGGTTCTTCGAGGAGCAGAAGCACTCTCTGGTGCTCATGGAATACCTCAAGCGCTTCCGTCCGGATCTCGCGCCCACCGAGAAGGAACTGCACGAAGTGCGCTTCGAGTTCGAGCCGGCCCCCGCGCTGGAGACGCTGATGCTGCACTTTTGCGGCGAAATCCGCCTGAACCACTGGTACCGCCGCGCCGCCGAGTGGCACAGCGAGCCGGTGATCAAGCACATCTACACCACGCTGAGCCAGGACGAGGCCCGCCACGGCGGGGCCTACCTGCGCTACATGAAGCGCGCCATCAACAACTTTGGCAACGAGGCCAAGGCCGCCTTCAGCAAGGTCGGCGTGCTCATGGCCAGCGCCCGGCGCACCGCGCAGGCCCTGCACCCGACCAACCTGCACGTCAACAAGGCGCTGTTCCCGCGCGACACCATCCAGAGCCGCCTGCCCAACCCCGAATGGCTGGAGCAGTGGCTGGACAAGCAGATCAACTTTGACGCCGTCTGGGAAACCAAGGTGGTGGAGCGCATCCTGCACAACATGAGCCTGCTCATGGACCGCAGCTTCAAGAGCGTGCAGGAACTCAACCGCTACCGCAAGGAAGTGACCGCCCTGCTGGCCAGCAGCGGCGCCGGCCCGGCGCCGGCCGCGGCCTGA
- the rfaE2 gene encoding D-glycero-beta-D-manno-heptose 1-phosphate adenylyltransferase, producing MQFLNKITRREDAVARVQALPQPVVFTNGVFDVLHRGHATYLAQARALGGSLVVALNTDASARRLGKGPERPLNNELDRATMLAALESVSLVTWFDEDTPLELITELRPQVLVKGGDYDMATLPETRVVQAYGGRAQAIPFVAGYSTTALVQRIRS from the coding sequence CTGCAGTTCCTCAACAAGATCACCCGGCGTGAAGACGCCGTCGCCCGCGTGCAGGCCCTGCCCCAACCCGTGGTGTTCACCAACGGCGTGTTTGATGTGCTGCACCGCGGACATGCCACGTACCTCGCGCAGGCGCGGGCCCTGGGCGGCAGCCTGGTGGTGGCCCTGAACACCGATGCCTCGGCGCGCCGGCTGGGCAAGGGCCCCGAGCGGCCCCTCAACAACGAGCTGGACCGGGCAACCATGCTCGCCGCGCTCGAATCCGTGAGCCTGGTCACCTGGTTTGACGAGGACACACCGCTGGAACTGATCACCGAACTCCGGCCCCAGGTGCTGGTCAAGGGCGGTGACTACGACATGGCCACGCTGCCCGAAACCCGGGTGGTTCAGGCCTATGGCGGCCGGGCGCAGGCCATCCCGTTCGTGGCCGGCTACTCGACCACGGCGCTGGTGCAGCGCATCCGGTCCTAG
- a CDS encoding RNA polymerase sigma-70 factor translates to MDQRTALFQSHRKRLMGIAWRMLGSATDAEDVLQDAWLRWNESDTESLRSAEAWLVTVVTRLSIDRLRAARTEREHYQGFWLPEPLVEVSPDSPQQMLEQADDVSVAFLMVLERLAPEERAAFLLRQVFDADYAELAQALGKSETACRQLVHRAGERLKEQRPRFSVSRETHLRLLRAFADAAGRGDLASMRDLLAEDAELVSDGGGKVKAFTQVLRGAQRLAQLYFAVARRHAPVMRMEVVDVNGVPGLMRFIDGELESIQSFETNGERIVSIHAQRNPDKLARAMAHFQQAPSQNR, encoded by the coding sequence ATGGACCAGCGTACCGCCCTTTTCCAGTCCCACCGCAAGCGCCTGATGGGCATCGCCTGGCGCATGCTGGGCTCGGCCACCGACGCCGAGGACGTGCTGCAGGACGCCTGGCTGCGCTGGAATGAATCCGACACCGAAAGCCTGCGCAGTGCCGAGGCCTGGCTGGTCACCGTGGTGACCCGGCTGTCGATCGACCGCCTGCGCGCCGCGCGCACCGAGCGCGAGCATTACCAGGGCTTCTGGCTGCCCGAGCCGCTGGTGGAGGTGTCACCCGACTCGCCCCAGCAGATGCTCGAGCAGGCCGACGACGTGTCGGTGGCGTTCCTCATGGTGCTGGAGCGGCTGGCGCCCGAAGAGCGCGCCGCCTTCCTGCTGCGCCAGGTGTTCGACGCCGACTACGCCGAGCTCGCGCAGGCCCTGGGCAAGAGCGAGACCGCCTGCCGGCAACTGGTGCACCGCGCCGGTGAGCGCCTGAAGGAGCAGCGCCCGCGTTTCTCGGTGAGCCGCGAAACCCATCTGAGGCTGCTGCGGGCCTTTGCAGACGCGGCCGGCCGGGGGGATCTGGCCAGCATGCGTGACCTGCTGGCGGAAGACGCCGAACTGGTCAGCGATGGCGGCGGCAAGGTCAAGGCCTTTACCCAGGTGTTGCGCGGCGCCCAGCGGCTGGCCCAGCTGTACTTTGCGGTGGCGCGGCGCCACGCGCCCGTGATGCGCATGGAGGTGGTGGACGTCAACGGCGTGCCCGGCCTGATGCGGTTCATCGACGGCGAGCTGGAATCGATCCAGTCGTTCGAGACCAACGGAGAGCGCATCGTGTCCATCCATGCCCAGCGCAACCCCGACAAGCTCGCGCGCGCGATGGCGCATTTTCAGCAAGCGCCGTCACAAAACCGCTGA